The following is a genomic window from Doryrhamphus excisus isolate RoL2022-K1 chromosome 3, RoL_Dexc_1.0, whole genome shotgun sequence.
AAATAATCCTCTGCTGGGGGGTGGTTCATATCGTACACCAGCTTCTTGGTGAGGCGGTCCAACTCCTCCTCTGGTCTTGTGggtgctgccacctgctggtgaTAAAGATGGTATGTGCGTCAGATTACGacttaatacattttgtaaagattttaagtcatatatttattattgtttatgtattttgccGCACCTTGCTGGACTGATAAGAAAAACTCTGTGCAGGCCCTGATTGATTATTTTCCATTCCTCTTTTCGGCAAGACCATCTGGTTGCCTCTTGCTCCTGATCCACTCCCCTTGTAGCACACCTCAGAGTTGCTCTCCTGCAAGCTCGGATGCGGAGGGTACCAATCCTGGGGGGTGGTCTGAGGCGGGGGGCGTGGCACGTGCTGGCGAGGCTGTGGCGGTGTGTAGGCCTGCTCCGCCTGCCTCCCCGTCTGAGAGTACGTGACCGGTTGGGCGGTCTTGACCTGCACGCTGAATCTTGGCCCCGTGGGGGTGGAGGCTGTTGTGTAGGAGGCCGGCACGGGTTGGGGGTACGGTTTTGGCGCGGATGAGGTGTAGTAGTCCTGTTGATGGGACGCTGGGTACTGAGATGCGTGCTGCTCAGCGTAAGAGGACGGCGGGTGGTACTGGTTGTGGTTCTGGGGGTGAGGAGGGTACCCCGAAGAGGGTCGGCTCTGAGGCGGAGCTGCGTTGTGGTGCGCAGGTTTGTAGTGATCCCCTGAGAGGTATTTGTTGTAAGGCACGTTGTCGTACAGCTGTGAAGTCCAAAGAAATATAATCAATTCTTGCTAATGATCCAAAAGTGATGACAGACGGGTGTCATACTTGTGTGCTGGAGTCATGGGGGTGACTGTCGAGGTCGGCCAGCATGGATGTGAGGGAGTCGATATCAGCGTCTATCTTGGAGTGATGGCTCACTTGCTTGTCTGGGCCGCGGTGCTAGAATGACAGcatgttcatattttttaaaagtccaCTTCCGAAAGAAATGTTAGAAATACTTACTGGGAGCTCGTAACCGTCCACATGAGGGCTCCAGTTGCGCTCGTCTTTGGGCCCGTGTGGACGGGTGTAGTAGACATCACCAGGCAAATGATGACCAGGACCGACTTTGCAAGCACAGAGCCATTATTACCATTGATAGGGACATAACACTCAAACAATTTGGGTTCCAGTGTCTTACCTGTAGGACCTGTAGCCATGTACCTAGTGGTACCACCTCCTCCGTTCTGGTCATAAGTGTTATATTTTGGCCGAAAGTCAGGCACACTCTTCTTGTTGGGTGCTCGGTAAATGGCCGAGCCTGCAGAGTGAGACATCTGGGGGACGGCTCGCTCTGGACTGTTCAGAGTCCTCGGTGGCAGCCAGGTGGGACCAGACATGGCAGGATTCTTAAGAGGAAaagtataattattaaataaaatgtgtgtagctgcattttcattcattcattcatttattcattttctaccgctttttcctcacgagggtcgcagggggtgctggaacctatcccagctgtctttgggagagatgggcacatatagacaaacaaccattcacactcacattcatacctatggacaatttggagtggccaattaacctagcatgtttttggaatgcgggaggaaaccggagtacccggagaaaacccacgcatgcacagggagaacatgcaaacttcacacagagatggccgagggtggaattgaaccctggtctcctagctgtgaggtctgcgcgttaaccactagaccgccgtgccgccccgctgCATTTTCATCTTATAGGTAATTGAAAACAAAGGGATGTTTCCTATGGTAACAAGGACATACAGGATCAAACAATGGGCTCGGAGTTttcaagcaggaagtgaagcttGTTGGAAAGGTTTGGGGATTTCCAACATGCCTGCACATTGCcccccaaaaacacacacaagcacagctGCGACTCAGTCGCTACTCTTACTTAGCGTCACTACAATGCTTATTGTCTTTGGGTGTTTACACAATCATATCAATGGTTGAAAGAAAATAGGAAATATTATGCAATGATTGCACCTGGCTCCAAACAATATATGACTGTACAGTACGTGGCTGtacaatacataaataaaaacagtagcACATAGCTGACTTGACAATTTGGCAGCATATTgtcacaatataatacaatacaatactaacTACACGGAACCAGCTGAAGGGGCTGTCCACACGGaaatgttttcaggtcaaaacagcaaagtgctttttttcctttagaatatgatttttttcccttaatataTTCACTCCAGGGCTGCACgccggtctagtggttagcgcgcagacctcacagctaggagaccagggttcaattccaccctcagccatctctgtgtggagtttgcatgttctctccgtgcatgtgtgggttttctccgggtactccggtttcctcccacataccaaaaacatgctaggttaattggtgactccaaattgtccataggtatgaatgtgagtgtgaatggttgtttgtctatatgtgccctgtgattggctggccaccagtccagggtgtacccctgaaTGAATATTCACTCCATTCTCGTAAAATTCCCGGCTGTCTTCATCATCAACTGCATTTCAACTtcaatttctttaatatttcaactttatgctactaaaatgatgttatttttcctcatcatattaCTATGGCAccctcataaaattatgactttttctcattagattacaaatgttttctcttaatactttgactttattgttggaaaaatgactgcagatttttatcaatttttgctgttttttttttttatcgtttactttttttgtttaacaaaatgtgcaaaaggtccaataaaaaacagccgtTGTTCGCAAA
Proteins encoded in this region:
- the trip6 gene encoding thyroid receptor-interacting protein 6 isoform X1, which gives rise to MSGPTWLPPRTLNSPERAVPQMSHSAGSAIYRAPNKKSVPDFRPKYNTYDQNGGGGTTRYMATGPTVGPGHHLPGDVYYTRPHGPKDERNWSPHVDGYELPHRGPDKQVSHHSKIDADIDSLTSMLADLDSHPHDSSTQLYDNVPYNKYLSGDHYKPAHHNAAPPQSRPSSGYPPHPQNHNQYHPPSSYAEQHASQYPASHQQDYYTSSAPKPYPQPVPASYTTASTPTGPRFSVQVKTAQPVTYSQTGRQAEQAYTPPQPRQHVPRPPPQTTPQDWYPPHPSLQESNSEVCYKGSGSGARGNQMVLPKRGMENNQSGPAQSFSYQSSKVAAPTRPEEELDRLTKKLVYDMNHPPAEDYFGRCARCGDNVVGDGSGCIAMEQVFHVECFTCITCHARLRGQPFYALDKKSYCETCYISTLERCSKCSKPILDRILRAMGKAYHPRCFTCVVCNCCLDGVPFTVDATSQIHCIDDFHRKYAPRCSVCGEPIMPEAGQEETVRIVALDRSFHVNCYVCEECGLLLSSEGEGRGCYPLDGHILCKSCSARRIQDLSAKISTDC
- the trip6 gene encoding thyroid receptor-interacting protein 6 isoform X3, producing MSGPTWLPPRTLNSPERAVPQMSHSAGSAIYRAPNKKSVPDFRPKYNTYDQNGGGGTTRYMATGPTVGPGHHLPGDVYYTRPHGPKDERNWSPHVDGYELPHRGPDKQVSHHSKIDADIDSLTSMLADLDSHPHDSSTQLYDNVPYNKYLSGDHYKPAHHNAAPPQSRPSSGYPPHPQNHNQYHPPSSYAEQHASQYPASHQQDYYTSSAPKPYPQPVPASYTTASTPTGPRFSVQVKTAQPVTYSQTGRQAEQAYTPPQPRQHVPRPPPQTTPQDWYPPHPSLQESNSEVCYKGSGSGARGNQMVLPKRGMENNQSGPAQSFSYQSSKQVAAPTRPEEELDRLTKKLVYDMNHPPAEDYFGRCARCGDNVVGDGSGCIAMEQVFHVECFTCITCHARLRGQPFYALDKKSYCETCYISTLERCSKCSKPILDRILRAMGKAYHPRCFTCVVCNCCLDGVPFTVDATSQIHCIDDFHRKYAPRCSVCGEPIMPEAGQEETVRIVALDRSFHVNCYVCEECGLLLSSEGEGRGCYPLDGHILCKSCSARRIQDLSAKISTDC
- the trip6 gene encoding lipoma-preferred partner homolog isoform X2, with translation MSGPTWLPPRTLNSPERAVPQMSHSAGSAIYRAPNKKSVPDFRPKYNTYDQNGGGGTTRYMATGPTVGPGHHLPGDVYYTRPHGPKDERNWSPHVDGYELPHRGPDKQVSHHSKIDADIDSLTSMLADLDSHPHDSSTQLYDNVPYNKYLSGDHYKPAHHNAAPPQSRPSSGYPPHPQNHNQYHPPSSYAEQHASQYPASHQQDYYTSSAPKPYPQPVPASYTTASTPTGPRFSVQVKTAQPVTYSQTGRQAEQAYTPPQPRQHVPRPPPQTTPQDWYPPHPSLQESNSEVCYKGSGSGARGNQMVLPKRGMENNQSGPAQSFSYQSSKQVAAPTRPEEELDRLTKKLVYDMNHPPAEDYFGRCARCGDNVVGDGSGCIAMEQVFHVECFTCITCHARLRGQPFYALDKKSYCETCYISTLERCSKCSKPILDRILRAMGKAYHPRCFTCVVCNCCLDGVPFTVDATSQIHCIDDFHSTHLDVLCVVSPSCQKRARRRRSGSWL